A single region of the Bacteroides luhongzhouii genome encodes:
- a CDS encoding RagB/SusD family nutrient uptake outer membrane protein, protein MRNRFIIKILLLLAVICTSVSSCVKGFDEFLDKPPGVDITEDTIFSTKKDIETFVFGTYMYGIHSYYPYNTNNGSVNPNPSMCMTAPMCDEAEMAQSFFTSQEWNTGSILANNIKNQEDKRFDLRWTAIRRCNIIIERLPGTTLTQREKDQYLGETLFLRALNNFEMFKRYGGMPIVDKRLTEADDWNKPRASVADFVNYIVNDCNESARLLKGVVYNANQRGRVTDAAALALKAKTLLYAASPLFNTDEPYLPTDHPELVCYGNRDPQRWKQAADAALAALDAARTSGFKLLDNDDVENDYRKVWDTYDNEEIILAEKFDGKKGNWQAPWGLILPAGLGMNGWAGNAVCVPHNFVCKYEKMNGDPQTWNEPGIPGTDLMEKYAELDPRFRQTMAYNGSSWNHLYTDMQLYEGAKGQSPGPGTNATGVIMHKLIPYAMSNSTNYQMEANAILFRVGELYLDYAEALNEYLSSPSQEVYDAVNTIRDRAGMPDLPTGLSQKQMRDRIKNERAVELAYEDHRLWDIRRWMDAEKEGVMQGAFYKVIITRKSGTGLSQKCDYVISEYEKRVFNRNMYLHPIFESEVNKGYMIQNPGW, encoded by the coding sequence ATGAGAAATAGATTTATAATTAAGATACTTCTTTTGTTGGCAGTCATTTGTACTTCTGTCAGTTCATGTGTGAAAGGCTTTGATGAGTTCTTGGACAAACCTCCCGGGGTGGATATTACAGAAGATACCATTTTCTCTACCAAAAAAGACATAGAGACATTTGTCTTCGGTACGTATATGTATGGCATTCATTCCTATTATCCGTATAATACGAATAATGGGAGTGTGAATCCGAATCCGTCTATGTGCATGACGGCTCCTATGTGCGATGAAGCGGAGATGGCACAAAGTTTTTTTACCTCACAGGAGTGGAATACAGGATCTATATTGGCTAACAATATCAAAAATCAGGAAGATAAGCGTTTTGATTTGCGTTGGACGGCCATCCGTCGTTGCAATATTATTATTGAACGTTTACCGGGAACTACACTTACGCAGAGAGAAAAAGACCAATATTTGGGCGAAACGCTGTTTCTCCGTGCGTTGAATAATTTTGAAATGTTTAAGCGTTATGGTGGAATGCCTATTGTGGACAAACGTTTGACGGAAGCTGACGATTGGAATAAACCACGTGCTTCAGTGGCGGATTTTGTGAATTATATTGTGAATGATTGTAATGAATCTGCCAGACTGTTGAAAGGCGTTGTATATAATGCCAACCAACGTGGACGCGTTACGGATGCCGCGGCTTTGGCGCTGAAGGCGAAGACACTATTGTACGCTGCAAGTCCGCTCTTTAATACGGATGAGCCTTATTTACCGACTGATCATCCGGAACTGGTATGTTATGGTAATCGTGACCCGCAACGCTGGAAACAAGCGGCAGATGCTGCATTGGCAGCTCTGGATGCTGCCCGAACGTCCGGTTTCAAATTGTTGGATAACGATGATGTGGAGAATGATTATCGTAAAGTATGGGATACATATGATAATGAAGAAATTATCTTGGCAGAGAAGTTTGACGGTAAAAAAGGTAACTGGCAAGCACCTTGGGGATTGATACTGCCCGCAGGTTTAGGTATGAACGGTTGGGCGGGAAATGCAGTATGCGTGCCGCATAACTTTGTATGCAAATATGAAAAGATGAACGGTGATCCCCAAACATGGAATGAACCGGGCATACCAGGTACGGATCTGATGGAGAAATATGCTGAATTGGATCCTCGTTTCAGACAAACGATGGCATATAACGGATCGAGTTGGAATCATCTCTATACGGATATGCAGCTATATGAAGGAGCTAAAGGACAAAGTCCTGGTCCCGGTACGAACGCAACGGGTGTGATAATGCATAAGCTCATACCTTATGCTATGAGTAACTCTACTAATTATCAGATGGAGGCAAATGCTATCTTATTCCGTGTTGGTGAGCTTTATCTGGATTATGCGGAAGCGTTGAATGAATATCTTTCGTCGCCATCTCAAGAAGTGTATGATGCTGTCAATACGATTCGCGACCGTGCAGGTATGCCTGATCTGCCGACTGGTTTGTCACAAAAGCAGATGCGTGATCGTATAAAGAATGAGCGTGCTGTCGAGTTGGCTTATGAAGATCACCGTTTATGGGATATCCGCCGTTGGATGGATGCTGAGAAGGAAGGGGTTATGCAAGGGGCATTCTATAAAGTTATCATAACGCGTAAGAGTGGAACAGGACTGTCTCAAAAATGTGATTATGTAATATCCGAATATGAGAAACGTGTATTCAATCGCAATATGTATCTGCATCCAATTTTTGAAAGTGAGGTAAATAAGGGATACATGATACAGAATCCCGGTTGGTAA
- a CDS encoding GRP family sugar transporter has protein sequence MFIVDNYTLAILFCVATMFCWGSWGNTQKLASKTWRYEYFYWDYVIGVLLFSVLSAFTLGSIGQTGISFLPNLMQADCYNLGSALVGGVVFNAANILLSAAISVCGMSVAFPVGIGLALVLGVLVNYFGSAKGDPVWIFSGIVLIVVAILLNALAYRKAMVGGKKKVSFKGIALSISAGVIMAFFYRFVAASMDLDDFVHPAAGKLTPYTAVFVFSLGVFFSTFVFNSIAMKHPVEGKPISLSGYFKGSSTTHLVGMLGGVIWCLGQSFSMIASEKAGAAISYGLGQGATLVSALWGILIWKEFRGAPQISNLLNIGMFVLFLIGLGMLIYAGA, from the coding sequence ATGTTTATCGTAGATAATTATACATTAGCCATCCTGTTTTGTGTCGCTACGATGTTCTGTTGGGGATCGTGGGGAAATACACAGAAATTAGCTTCGAAGACGTGGCGTTACGAATATTTCTATTGGGATTACGTCATTGGAGTCCTTTTATTTTCTGTCTTGTCAGCGTTCACTCTTGGTAGTATCGGACAAACTGGTATCAGCTTTCTTCCTAATTTGATGCAAGCCGATTGCTACAATTTAGGTAGTGCATTGGTGGGAGGTGTTGTGTTCAATGCCGCTAACATCTTGTTATCGGCTGCTATTTCTGTGTGTGGCATGTCGGTGGCTTTTCCCGTAGGCATCGGGCTTGCTTTAGTACTTGGTGTGCTGGTCAACTATTTTGGATCGGCAAAAGGAGATCCGGTGTGGATATTTTCGGGTATAGTACTCATCGTTGTGGCGATTCTGCTCAATGCGTTGGCCTATCGGAAAGCAATGGTCGGTGGTAAAAAGAAAGTCTCGTTTAAAGGTATTGCCTTGTCTATTTCTGCGGGAGTGATAATGGCATTCTTCTACCGTTTTGTGGCGGCGTCAATGGATCTTGACGATTTTGTCCATCCGGCGGCGGGTAAATTGACCCCTTATACAGCTGTATTCGTGTTTTCTCTTGGCGTTTTCTTCAGTACATTTGTATTTAACAGTATCGCCATGAAGCATCCTGTGGAAGGTAAACCGATTTCTCTATCAGGTTATTTCAAAGGCTCTTCGACGACTCATCTGGTAGGTATGCTAGGTGGTGTGATATGGTGTCTCGGACAGTCTTTTAGTATGATTGCTTCTGAAAAGGCGGGTGCGGCGATCTCTTATGGGCTCGGGCAGGGAGCCACGCTTGTTTCTGCGCTGTGGGGAATTCTTATATGGAAGGAATTTCGAGGAGCTCCCCAAATTTCTAATCTTCTCAATATTGGTATGTTTGTGTTGTTTCTTATCGGTTTGGGTATGTTGATTTATGCAGGGGCTTAA
- a CDS encoding SusC/RagA family TonB-linked outer membrane protein, whose translation MNNQTFRNNDPGTTRKRKLLFWMLLVPFLTGGLNAYSRPVYEDTPAVQQQQRKITGIVLDATGEPVIGAAVKMLGEGAAQGTITDFEGQFVITGPAAAFQLEISYIGFKKKVVNVVAGKNKYNVQLVEDTQLLDEVVVVGFGTQKKETVTGAISMVQTKELVQSPQANVSNMLAGRMPGLLAVQRSGEPGSDYSTLRVRGVATFADGEGSQEPLVLVDGIETTNFNNIDPNEIESLSILKDASSTAVYGVRGANGVILITTKRGNTGKPVISYSGNFAMNQFTDIRETMNAEEYTRSYNEARKYDSYITGGYTPKFSEEELAKYASGEDPLFYPDVDWYDLMLKKHSFTTQHNVNISGGVEKVKYFVSAGYYNQEGLFNSTNLMEGYKVQSAYDRFNFRSNLDFEISKRLSVKLNIASQMENITGNAGDTGRLMSALARANPVESPGAVDGKIIKADNNPLIQFYENGSRKDYRNHLNGSVGLKYKIPGVDGLQFTTTFSYENYYRHQSTYVKNPFLTYTIQRTESGGVHFTPSTSDKPFTYSGKFGKNRRTYFEAGFNYNHKFGKDHAVTALLLYNQSRRVDPNLAYKVANSYQGLVGRVTYDYKSRYLLEFNVGYNGTENFAEGRRFGFFPAYSVGWVASEEPFFPKTDIISFLKLRASYGEVGNDRIGGDRFLYLPTAYTTGTGGQYYFGEVGSTYVKQNISKEGKIGNPYLTWERAKKMNIGIEASFWNNKIKVTADYFVEKRDNILANRKNYAVLFGGVPSAMNFGKMKNGGLEFDVTYRGVYQDLNYWVRGNYTYAHNKIEYMDEVKTPYEYQQRTGQILGQYFGLICDGIYNTWEEVNDPNRPMSSWQNNKIQPGDLIYRDVNGDGIINSYDEVPIGYSNYPEIIYGLSFGGDWKGFDISVLFQGAGHVSLQYSRLYTRGFQENFSAPKSLLESWSQERYEQGLPIKYPHLSEGNATQKHNYQNSTFWTRDASYLRLKNVEIGYTLKSDWLKKLRMSSMRVFINGNNLITWSDMFQGVDPETAQQATNYEPYPITKIYNIGVNIKF comes from the coding sequence ATGAATAACCAAACGTTTAGGAATAATGATCCGGGGACAACTAGAAAAAGAAAACTGTTGTTCTGGATGCTTCTTGTTCCATTTCTTACCGGTGGACTAAATGCTTATTCCCGTCCGGTATACGAGGATACGCCTGCTGTGCAACAGCAACAGCGGAAGATTACCGGAATTGTGCTGGATGCTACGGGAGAACCTGTCATCGGTGCGGCAGTCAAGATGTTGGGTGAAGGGGCTGCGCAAGGTACCATTACCGATTTTGAAGGACAATTTGTGATTACAGGTCCTGCAGCGGCATTTCAGCTTGAAATTTCGTATATCGGCTTCAAGAAGAAAGTAGTCAATGTGGTTGCTGGGAAGAATAAGTATAACGTTCAGCTTGTGGAAGATACCCAATTATTGGATGAAGTGGTAGTAGTAGGTTTTGGTACACAGAAAAAAGAAACCGTGACCGGAGCAATTTCCATGGTTCAGACGAAAGAACTGGTACAGTCTCCACAGGCGAATGTGAGTAATATGCTGGCGGGACGTATGCCGGGACTTTTGGCCGTACAGCGGAGTGGTGAGCCTGGCTCTGACTATTCTACGTTACGTGTCCGTGGTGTGGCAACCTTTGCCGATGGTGAAGGTTCTCAAGAACCGCTCGTGCTGGTGGATGGTATTGAAACGACTAATTTTAATAATATCGACCCCAATGAAATAGAATCTTTATCTATTTTGAAGGATGCCTCATCTACGGCTGTATATGGTGTGAGAGGTGCCAACGGTGTGATTCTGATTACTACCAAGCGCGGTAATACCGGAAAACCTGTTATTTCTTATTCAGGTAATTTCGCTATGAACCAGTTTACGGATATCAGAGAAACGATGAATGCGGAGGAATATACCCGTTCATATAATGAGGCTCGTAAATATGACTCATATATTACGGGTGGATACACGCCCAAATTCTCGGAGGAGGAACTTGCTAAATATGCTTCTGGAGAAGATCCTCTTTTTTATCCGGACGTAGATTGGTATGATTTGATGTTGAAAAAACATTCTTTCACTACACAGCACAACGTAAATATATCCGGTGGTGTGGAAAAAGTGAAGTATTTCGTTTCAGCCGGTTATTATAATCAGGAGGGGTTGTTCAACAGTACGAATTTGATGGAAGGCTATAAAGTACAGTCGGCTTATGATCGTTTTAATTTCCGCTCCAATCTGGATTTTGAGATCAGTAAGCGATTGAGTGTAAAGCTGAACATTGCATCGCAGATGGAAAACATTACCGGTAATGCTGGTGATACAGGAAGATTGATGAGTGCTTTAGCTCGAGCCAATCCTGTTGAATCACCGGGTGCCGTAGATGGGAAAATTATAAAGGCTGACAATAATCCTTTAATACAATTCTATGAGAATGGTTCTCGAAAAGATTATCGGAATCACTTGAACGGTTCGGTCGGATTGAAATATAAGATACCCGGTGTAGACGGCTTACAGTTTACCACCACTTTCTCTTATGAGAATTATTATCGTCACCAATCAACGTATGTGAAAAATCCATTTCTGACTTATACGATTCAGCGCACAGAGTCCGGAGGGGTTCATTTCACTCCATCGACTTCTGACAAGCCTTTCACTTATTCGGGAAAATTTGGAAAGAATAGACGAACTTATTTTGAAGCCGGATTCAACTATAACCATAAGTTTGGAAAGGATCATGCTGTAACGGCTTTGTTGCTTTATAATCAGAGCCGTAGGGTCGATCCTAATTTGGCATATAAAGTAGCCAATAGTTATCAGGGGCTTGTCGGTCGTGTGACTTATGATTACAAGAGCCGCTATTTGTTGGAATTCAATGTCGGATATAATGGTACTGAAAACTTTGCGGAAGGCAGACGCTTCGGCTTTTTTCCTGCCTATTCTGTGGGGTGGGTTGCATCCGAAGAACCTTTCTTCCCCAAAACTGATATTATTTCGTTCTTGAAGTTGAGAGCTTCTTATGGTGAAGTGGGTAATGACCGTATCGGTGGTGACCGTTTCTTGTATTTGCCTACTGCTTATACCACCGGCACTGGAGGACAGTATTATTTTGGAGAAGTGGGGTCTACTTATGTGAAGCAAAATATTTCCAAAGAAGGTAAAATCGGTAATCCCTATTTAACGTGGGAACGTGCCAAGAAGATGAATATAGGTATTGAGGCCTCCTTCTGGAATAATAAGATCAAGGTAACGGCCGACTATTTTGTTGAAAAACGTGATAATATATTAGCTAACCGGAAAAACTATGCCGTTCTTTTTGGAGGTGTACCTTCTGCCATGAATTTTGGTAAAATGAAGAATGGTGGATTAGAATTCGATGTTACTTACAGAGGTGTGTATCAAGATCTTAATTATTGGGTACGTGGGAATTATACCTACGCGCACAATAAAATTGAGTATATGGACGAGGTGAAGACACCGTATGAATATCAGCAACGGACAGGACAGATTTTGGGACAGTATTTCGGACTGATCTGTGACGGTATATACAATACTTGGGAGGAAGTGAATGACCCGAATCGTCCGATGTCCAGTTGGCAAAACAACAAAATTCAACCGGGAGATTTGATATATCGGGATGTGAACGGAGACGGCATTATCAATAGTTATGACGAAGTGCCCATAGGATATTCCAACTATCCGGAAATCATATATGGCCTTTCGTTTGGAGGTGACTGGAAAGGATTTGATATCTCGGTGCTATTTCAAGGTGCTGGACATGTTTCATTACAATATTCACGTCTTTATACGCGAGGTTTTCAAGAAAACTTTTCCGCGCCCAAATCTTTATTGGAGAGCTGGAGTCAGGAACGTTATGAACAAGGGTTGCCGATAAAATACCCTCATTTATCGGAAGGTAATGCTACCCAGAAACATAATTATCAGAATTCTACCTTCTGGACTCGGGACGCAAGTTATTTGCGTTTGAAGAATGTGGAGATAGGTTATACCTTAAAATCGGATTGGTTGAAGAAACTGCGCATGTCTTCCATGCGTGTGTTTATCAATGGTAATAACTTGATTACATGGTCGGATATGTTCCAAGGTGTAGACCCCGAAACAGCTCAACAAGCAACGAATTATGAGCCGTATCCTATCACCAAGATATATAATATAGGAGTGAACATTAAATTCTGA
- a CDS encoding ADP-ribosylglycohydrolase family protein, translated as MKKSMLTAGVAAGLLVTLAIGCTSPQQQQSSLPEEMTMSKEVLLDKIKGGWAGQTIGCTYGGPTEFKFNGTMIQDYHPIRWEDGNIKEWMINGPGLYDDIYMDLTFVEVFDRLGLDAPVDSFAMAFANADYILWHANQAARFNILNGIMPPESGHWLNNPHADDLDFQIEADFSGLMSPGMPNSASEICDKIGHIMNYGNGWYGGVYVGAMYSLAFVSDDIEFIVTEALKVIPKESLYYKCMRDVIGWYKKYPTDWKRTWFEVQRNYSEDIGCPDGVFKPYDIDATINSAYILMGLLYGEGDFFKTMDISTRCGQDSDCNPASAAGILGTIIGYSKIPEYWMKNLREGEDIDFAYTSSSLNKTYKMSYAQAMQMIERNGGVIADSTVTIKCQKPVPVKLEQAFTGMYPIMRKNLNKMAQEFGSFNFNGTGFALRGSVKSDKKDYVADLSVFVDGQLVQEMKLPADFNKRSQEVCWKYMLPKGEHTLSLKWNNPEKEAMLHCGEIIVYSDAPVKFNHQ; from the coding sequence ATGAAAAAAAGCATGTTAACAGCCGGAGTAGCGGCAGGATTATTAGTCACTTTAGCTATCGGTTGCACTTCACCACAGCAGCAACAGTCATCACTTCCCGAGGAGATGACAATGTCAAAAGAAGTCCTTCTTGACAAGATCAAAGGTGGATGGGCCGGTCAAACCATAGGATGTACTTATGGTGGTCCCACCGAATTCAAGTTTAACGGCACTATGATTCAAGATTATCATCCTATCCGGTGGGAAGATGGAAATATAAAAGAGTGGATGATCAACGGTCCGGGGCTTTATGACGATATTTACATGGATCTCACTTTTGTGGAGGTATTTGACCGTTTGGGGCTTGATGCGCCTGTCGATTCATTTGCCATGGCATTTGCCAATGCCGACTATATTTTGTGGCATGCCAATCAGGCTGCGCGGTTCAATATACTCAACGGAATTATGCCTCCGGAATCAGGTCACTGGCTTAACAACCCTCATGCTGATGATCTCGATTTTCAAATTGAGGCGGATTTCTCTGGACTTATGTCACCGGGTATGCCTAATTCAGCAAGTGAAATCTGTGATAAAATAGGGCATATCATGAACTATGGAAACGGATGGTACGGCGGTGTATATGTTGGTGCTATGTATTCGCTTGCTTTCGTTTCGGATGATATCGAATTTATTGTCACCGAGGCATTGAAGGTTATTCCTAAAGAGAGCTTATACTACAAATGTATGCGCGATGTAATTGGCTGGTACAAGAAATATCCTACTGACTGGAAACGGACTTGGTTTGAGGTACAGCGTAATTATTCGGAAGATATAGGTTGTCCCGATGGTGTATTCAAACCTTATGATATTGACGCTACTATCAACAGTGCCTATATTTTGATGGGACTTCTCTATGGTGAAGGTGATTTCTTTAAAACGATGGATATCTCCACCCGTTGCGGACAAGATTCAGACTGCAACCCTGCATCAGCCGCCGGTATTCTCGGTACCATCATTGGTTATAGTAAGATTCCCGAGTATTGGATGAAGAATCTGCGCGAAGGCGAGGATATTGATTTTGCATATACTTCCTCATCGCTAAACAAAACCTATAAGATGAGTTATGCCCAAGCTATGCAAATGATTGAACGCAATGGGGGCGTAATTGCGGACAGCACTGTTACTATCAAGTGTCAAAAGCCAGTACCTGTAAAGTTGGAACAGGCATTTACCGGCATGTATCCTATTATGCGTAAGAACCTGAATAAAATGGCACAGGAATTTGGTTCATTTAATTTTAACGGTACCGGCTTTGCCTTGCGCGGTAGCGTGAAGTCGGATAAGAAAGACTATGTGGCTGACCTGTCGGTGTTTGTGGATGGCCAATTAGTACAGGAAATGAAGTTGCCGGCAGACTTCAACAAGCGTAGCCAGGAGGTATGCTGGAAGTATATGTTACCAAAAGGAGAACACACACTTTCTTTGAAGTGGAACAATCCGGAAAAAGAGGCAATGCTTCACTGTGGTGAGATTATCGTGTATTCCGATGCACCTGTAAAGTTTAACCATCAATAA
- a CDS encoding SusC/RagA family TonB-linked outer membrane protein, with protein MKYRNFIMRLLPVCLLIPSTVQAQQERVAADWMKKDSIVVTQLGEISPWKVTGAMSTVKGSKLEKSFTQNVMNTLYGEIPGLTVMQGSGEPGSDSPTMNARGFNTFSTTDRSVLVIVDGFESTFDQLAVQEIESITLLKDAAAAVVYGMRGANGVLLVTTKKGSVKPLEVNFSAQLGFNTPFHTPKYLDSYNYAKLYDEARANDGLDPVYTGTDAMDAYKTGSNRYLYPNVDWYDEVLKKSSILQNYNLNFSGGNEIIRYFALLNVSDNSGFFKGTDRKRETSSNSKYTCYNIRANVDVNITENLSAEMRLAANIQDQSGPAGGAWNVYNKLSLLPPNAFPVRNPNGSFGGNETFSNPVGDLTETGYNSYNARNIQSNLRIRYDLDALTKGLSISAAFSFNNYFIGHYNKSKKYPYYALAMSGDEYVYNGYSEKTPMSIDDSQSDQWRNTTYEATIDYSRIFRNCHSVDANVAFFTQEMYKLTDSGLRDNQFPYKNVGIRGRVSYGYDQRYVGEVAFAYEGSDLYARGNRFGLFPAVSLGWIVSNEDFLKGNDLLTFLKVRGSYGTVGNAAIVGSKRYADTQDYKYSAGYYKGFTQTSVSGLMEDVAADPDRTWESEKRLNIGVDATLWNKLDVSLDYFCHKRSDILVSPTGAIPGLLGMTFSTLNMGKTTNKGFEASLRYSGALNNGLEYYAQGNFWYAKNKIDYMAEEYRIYPYQLRTGQALDQGFGLVALGLFRDEDDIKNSPTQTFGDVRPGDIKYKDMNGDKQIDDQDACPIGYTGTPQYSASLTLGLKYKGFDFETMFYGVGNRTVYLSGSTYWAFQNQYAAPESALNRWTEATKETAIYPRLSTQANPNNTKYSSFWQENGSFLKLRYVEVGYTLPEKWSKAVYADKIRFFLNGTNLFSLHHLHDMSNADPEGLSGVPAMRTVSAGVKLQF; from the coding sequence ATGAAATATAGAAATTTTATAATGCGGCTTCTCCCCGTTTGTCTGTTGATTCCTTCAACGGTACAGGCACAACAGGAGCGTGTTGCTGCGGATTGGATGAAGAAAGATTCAATTGTTGTAACCCAATTGGGTGAAATCTCTCCTTGGAAAGTAACCGGTGCCATGTCAACGGTAAAAGGTTCTAAACTGGAAAAGTCATTTACGCAAAATGTGATGAATACATTGTATGGGGAAATTCCCGGACTGACTGTGATGCAAGGAAGCGGTGAGCCGGGTAGTGACTCGCCCACTATGAATGCCCGCGGATTTAATACATTCAGTACAACAGACCGTTCGGTTCTAGTAATTGTAGATGGTTTCGAGTCTACATTCGATCAGTTGGCTGTGCAGGAGATAGAATCCATTACCTTATTGAAAGATGCGGCGGCAGCTGTTGTCTATGGTATGCGTGGTGCAAATGGGGTATTGTTAGTGACTACTAAAAAAGGATCGGTAAAACCTTTGGAAGTGAACTTTAGCGCACAGTTGGGCTTTAACACACCTTTCCATACACCCAAATATTTGGATTCGTATAATTATGCGAAACTTTATGATGAAGCTCGTGCCAATGACGGATTGGATCCCGTTTATACAGGAACTGATGCGATGGATGCATATAAAACAGGGAGTAACCGTTATTTGTATCCCAATGTCGATTGGTATGATGAGGTACTGAAGAAAAGCTCGATATTACAGAACTATAATCTGAATTTCAGTGGTGGAAATGAAATCATCCGATATTTTGCGTTATTGAATGTCTCGGATAACAGCGGTTTCTTTAAGGGAACAGACCGTAAGCGTGAAACAAGTTCCAACAGTAAGTACACTTGCTATAACATTCGGGCGAATGTAGATGTGAATATCACGGAAAATCTATCAGCCGAGATGAGACTGGCTGCTAATATTCAGGATCAGTCGGGACCTGCCGGTGGTGCGTGGAACGTATATAACAAACTGTCATTGTTGCCCCCGAACGCTTTTCCTGTGCGCAATCCGAATGGGTCGTTTGGTGGAAACGAGACATTCAGCAATCCGGTGGGTGATTTGACTGAAACGGGTTACAATTCTTACAATGCACGTAATATTCAGTCCAACTTGCGTATACGCTACGATTTGGACGCATTGACGAAGGGATTAAGCATCTCGGCTGCTTTCTCGTTCAACAACTACTTTATAGGTCATTACAATAAGAGTAAGAAGTATCCTTATTATGCTTTGGCTATGTCCGGAGATGAATACGTCTACAACGGGTATAGTGAGAAAACGCCTATGTCGATAGATGACTCACAATCTGACCAATGGCGCAATACAACTTATGAGGCTACGATTGACTATAGCCGCATCTTTAGGAATTGCCATAGTGTGGATGCTAATGTGGCATTCTTCACGCAGGAAATGTATAAACTTACAGACAGTGGTCTTAGAGATAACCAATTCCCCTATAAGAATGTAGGAATACGTGGTCGTGTTTCGTATGGTTATGATCAGCGGTATGTCGGGGAAGTCGCTTTCGCGTACGAAGGTTCCGATCTTTATGCGCGTGGCAATCGATTCGGACTTTTTCCTGCCGTATCATTGGGTTGGATTGTTTCTAATGAAGATTTTCTGAAAGGAAACGACCTTCTGACTTTCTTGAAAGTGAGAGGCTCTTACGGAACAGTAGGAAACGCTGCCATTGTTGGTAGTAAAAGGTATGCTGATACACAGGATTATAAATATAGTGCCGGTTACTATAAAGGTTTTACACAAACATCGGTATCAGGTCTTATGGAAGACGTTGCAGCCGATCCTGACAGAACTTGGGAGAGTGAGAAGAGATTGAATATAGGCGTTGACGCTACACTTTGGAATAAATTGGATGTAAGTTTGGATTATTTTTGCCATAAGCGTTCCGATATATTGGTATCTCCTACAGGAGCAATTCCGGGTCTCTTGGGTATGACATTCTCTACACTCAATATGGGAAAGACAACGAACAAAGGTTTTGAGGCTTCATTGAGATACAGTGGTGCTTTAAATAACGGACTGGAGTATTATGCGCAAGGTAATTTCTGGTATGCCAAGAACAAGATAGACTATATGGCAGAGGAATACCGTATCTATCCGTATCAATTGAGAACCGGACAGGCGTTGGATCAGGGATTTGGTCTGGTAGCTTTGGGACTGTTTAGGGATGAGGATGATATTAAAAACTCACCAACGCAGACTTTTGGTGATGTGCGTCCCGGTGATATTAAATACAAGGATATGAACGGTGATAAACAAATTGACGATCAGGATGCTTGTCCTATTGGGTATACAGGTACACCGCAATATTCCGCCAGTTTGACTTTAGGATTGAAATATAAGGGCTTTGATTTTGAAACCATGTTCTATGGGGTAGGTAACCGGACGGTGTATTTGTCCGGAAGTACTTATTGGGCTTTCCAAAACCAGTATGCGGCTCCCGAGTCTGCTTTAAACCGTTGGACGGAAGCAACCAAGGAGACTGCTATTTATCCGAGACTGTCTACGCAAGCGAATCCGAATAATACGAAATATTCTTCATTCTGGCAGGAAAATGGTTCTTTCTTGAAGCTAAGATATGTAGAAGTCGGATACACTTTGCCGGAGAAGTGGAGCAAAGCTGTTTATGCAGATAAAATTCGTTTCTTCTTGAATGGTACTAATTTATTCAGCCTGCATCATTTGCATGATATGAGCAATGCGGATCCGGAAGGTCTTTCGGGAGTTCCTGCCATGCGAACAGTAAGTGCCGGTGTGAAACTGCAGTTCTGA